A region from the Sphingomonas flavescens genome encodes:
- a CDS encoding DUF3833 family protein gives MKRPILFLALLALAAPLAAAPFNPVEFFRGQTHGEGTLKVIFQSSKTIRVDSFGSDEKDGSLLLKQVIHEPGKPPRTRYWRMRQEGPSAFSGTLTDAASPVRVDVKGEAVRIRYKGKDNLDFDQRLTPAGPREVRNRMKVKRFGITVAHFEERIRKLD, from the coding sequence GTGAAGCGTCCGATCCTGTTCCTTGCCCTGCTCGCATTAGCCGCGCCGCTCGCCGCCGCCCCGTTCAATCCCGTCGAATTCTTCCGGGGCCAAACGCATGGCGAAGGCACGCTCAAAGTCATCTTCCAATCGTCCAAGACCATCCGCGTCGACAGCTTCGGAAGCGACGAAAAGGACGGTTCGCTGCTCCTCAAGCAGGTCATTCACGAGCCCGGCAAACCGCCGCGCACCCGCTATTGGCGCATGCGGCAGGAAGGGCCCAGTGCCTTCTCCGGCACCCTCACCGACGCCGCCAGCCCGGTCCGCGTGGATGTCAAAGGCGAAGCAGTCCGCATCCGCTACAAGGGCAAGGACAATCTCGACTTCGACCAGCGCCTCACTCCCGCCGGCCCGCGCGAAGTCCGTAATCGCATGAAGGTCAAGCGCTTCGGAATCACCGTCGCGCACTTCGAGGAACGCATCCGCAAACTGGATTGA
- a CDS encoding NAD(P)-dependent alcohol dehydrogenase produces MATTAEPTQQQTNGPTTAKGWGTDAPDQPLRPMEFERRALRPNDVAIKITYAGICHSDLHTCRNDWGGSQYPVIPGHEIVGTVTAIGDEVTRHRVGDTVAVGCMVDSCMECDQCLEGWEVFCRKGCVQTYNSADYHDHTISKGGYTDHIVVRDHFCLKVPQGMDVSRVAPLLCAGITTYSPLRQYNVGPGTKMAVVGLGGLGHMGVKLGAALGAHVTMITTTPSKGNDARELGAHDVIISTDAQQMADAATRFGFILNTIPVSHEIDGYLNLLGRSGRMVIVGALTPMPGFTGFQLIWWNRAVGGSAIGGIPETQEMLDFCAEKDIYPDVEFIRMNQVNEAYERLLKNDVRYRFVIDMSKGL; encoded by the coding sequence ATGGCGACGACGGCGGAACCCACCCAGCAGCAGACCAACGGGCCGACGACCGCCAAGGGCTGGGGCACCGATGCGCCCGACCAGCCCCTCCGTCCCATGGAGTTCGAGCGCCGCGCGCTCCGGCCGAACGACGTTGCCATCAAGATCACCTACGCCGGCATCTGCCACAGCGACCTGCACACCTGCCGCAACGACTGGGGCGGATCGCAATATCCGGTCATTCCCGGTCATGAGATCGTCGGCACCGTCACCGCAATCGGCGACGAGGTCACGCGACACCGCGTCGGCGACACGGTCGCGGTCGGCTGCATGGTCGACAGCTGCATGGAATGCGACCAGTGCCTAGAAGGCTGGGAAGTTTTTTGCCGCAAGGGCTGCGTCCAGACCTACAACAGCGCCGACTATCACGATCACACGATCAGCAAGGGCGGCTACACCGACCATATCGTTGTTCGCGATCATTTCTGCCTGAAGGTGCCGCAGGGCATGGATGTCAGCCGCGTTGCACCCCTGCTGTGCGCCGGCATCACCACCTACTCGCCGCTACGCCAGTATAATGTCGGGCCGGGCACGAAGATGGCCGTCGTCGGCCTCGGCGGACTCGGCCACATGGGCGTGAAGCTCGGGGCAGCACTGGGTGCGCACGTGACAATGATCACCACCACGCCAAGCAAGGGCAACGACGCCCGCGAGCTTGGCGCTCACGACGTCATCATCTCGACCGACGCGCAGCAGATGGCTGACGCGGCGACGCGGTTCGGCTTCATCCTCAATACCATCCCGGTCAGCCACGAGATCGATGGCTATCTGAACTTGCTCGGCCGCTCGGGCCGGATGGTTATCGTCGGAGCGCTGACGCCCATGCCCGGCTTCACCGGCTTCCAGCTGATCTGGTGGAACCGCGCGGTCGGCGGCTCGGCCATCGGCGGCATTCCGGAAACGCAGGAGATGCTCGATTTCTGCGCCGAGAAGGACATCTACCCCGACGTCGAGTTCATCCGGATGAATCAGGTCAACGAGGCCTACGAGCGCCTGCTCAAGAACGACGTCCGCTACCGCTTCGTCATCGACATGAGCAAAGGTCTGTGA
- the acs gene encoding acetate--CoA ligase: MTQEVYPVPEGFDARIGPRELADLNHLAESDPDRFWLDQARRLTWDKFPTKAGDWSYDKADFHIRWYEDGQLNLSVNCLDRHLDEHGDRTALIFEPDEPGQGHAWTYRELYEETCRFANLLKQRGIGRGDRVMIYMPMIPEAAAAMLACARIGAVHSVVFGGFSPDSLAGRIADCGAVAVITADEGRRGGKHIPLKRNVDTALEEGDVPTVVVITRTGADVPMKDGRDIRYADVRDTLATECPPETMNAEDPLFILYTSGSTGKPKGVVHTTGGYAVWAATTFDWIFDVRPDDIFWCTADIGWITGHTYVVYGPLMMGARSVMFDGVPNYPNFGRFWETIDRLGVTIFYTAPTAIRSLEREGDDWVTRYSRQSLRLLGTVGEPINPDAWEWYWRVVGDGRCPIVDTWWQTETGGALISPLPGAVPAKPGSATRPLPGIHPELVDAEGQHLDGAVSGNLCLTSSWPGQMRTVWGDHQRFFETYFTTYPGKYFTGDGCRRDEDGYYWITGRVDDVINVSGHRVGSAEVESSLVSHPKVAEAAVVGFPHDIKGQAIYAFVTLNAGEEGDDAMRKELVQEVRHDIGALAAPEKIQFTPALPKTRSGKIMRRILRKIAEGATDGFGDTSTLADPNVVDALLAGRQ, translated from the coding sequence GTGACGCAGGAGGTCTATCCGGTTCCCGAGGGCTTCGATGCGCGCATCGGGCCCCGTGAACTGGCCGACCTCAATCATCTGGCGGAAAGCGATCCCGACCGCTTCTGGCTCGACCAGGCGCGACGACTGACCTGGGACAAGTTCCCGACCAAGGCCGGCGACTGGTCCTATGACAAGGCCGACTTCCACATCCGCTGGTACGAAGATGGCCAGCTCAACCTTTCGGTCAATTGCCTCGATCGCCACCTCGACGAACACGGCGACCGCACGGCGCTCATCTTCGAACCTGACGAGCCAGGCCAGGGCCACGCCTGGACTTACCGCGAGTTGTACGAAGAGACCTGCCGCTTCGCCAACCTCCTGAAGCAGCGCGGCATCGGCCGCGGCGACCGCGTCATGATTTACATGCCGATGATCCCCGAAGCCGCGGCGGCCATGCTCGCCTGCGCGCGCATCGGTGCGGTGCACTCGGTCGTATTCGGCGGCTTCTCGCCCGACAGCCTCGCCGGCCGCATCGCCGACTGCGGCGCTGTGGCGGTCATTACCGCTGACGAAGGGCGTCGTGGCGGCAAGCACATACCCCTCAAGCGCAACGTCGACACGGCGCTTGAGGAAGGCGACGTTCCCACGGTCGTCGTCATCACCCGCACCGGCGCCGACGTGCCGATGAAAGACGGCCGCGACATCCGTTACGCCGACGTCCGCGACACATTGGCGACCGAATGCCCACCGGAAACGATGAATGCGGAAGATCCGCTGTTCATCCTCTACACCTCGGGCTCGACCGGGAAGCCCAAGGGCGTCGTCCACACGACCGGCGGCTACGCGGTGTGGGCCGCGACGACCTTCGACTGGATCTTCGACGTCCGGCCCGACGACATCTTCTGGTGCACCGCCGACATCGGCTGGATCACGGGCCACACCTACGTGGTCTACGGTCCGCTGATGATGGGCGCGCGCAGCGTCATGTTCGACGGCGTGCCCAACTATCCGAACTTCGGGCGATTCTGGGAGACGATCGACCGGCTCGGTGTCACCATCTTCTACACCGCGCCCACCGCCATCCGCTCGCTCGAACGCGAGGGCGATGATTGGGTCACGCGCTACTCGCGTCAGTCCCTCCGCCTGCTCGGTACCGTCGGTGAGCCGATCAACCCCGACGCCTGGGAATGGTACTGGCGCGTCGTCGGCGACGGCCGTTGCCCGATCGTCGACACCTGGTGGCAGACCGAGACGGGCGGTGCGCTCATTTCACCCCTCCCCGGCGCCGTCCCGGCCAAGCCCGGCTCCGCCACGAGGCCGCTCCCGGGCATCCACCCCGAACTCGTCGATGCCGAGGGCCAACACCTCGACGGCGCAGTCAGCGGAAACCTCTGCCTGACCTCGTCCTGGCCCGGCCAGATGCGCACCGTCTGGGGTGATCACCAGCGCTTCTTCGAAACCTACTTCACTACCTACCCCGGCAAGTATTTCACCGGCGACGGCTGCCGACGCGACGAGGACGGCTATTACTGGATTACCGGGCGCGTCGACGATGTGATCAACGTCTCCGGGCACCGCGTCGGCTCGGCCGAAGTCGAAAGCTCGCTCGTCTCCCACCCCAAGGTGGCCGAAGCCGCAGTCGTAGGCTTTCCGCACGACATCAAGGGGCAGGCGATCTATGCCTTCGTAACCTTGAACGCCGGCGAGGAAGGCGACGACGCGATGCGCAAGGAACTCGTGCAGGAGGTCCGCCACGACATCGGCGCCCTCGCGGCGCCGGAGAAAATCCAGTTCACACCCGCCTTGCCAAAGACCCGCTCGGGCAAGATCATGCGCCGCATCCTGCGCAAGATCGCGGAAGGGGCGACCGACGGCTTCGGCGATACGTCCACGCTCGCGGACCCAAACGTAGTCGATGCGCTGCTCGCCGGGCGCCAATAG
- a CDS encoding CoA ester lyase yields the protein MSEPRSWLFVPADSERKIAKALDSEADAIIFDLEDSVAPAQKAAAREILKSLSKRENGPLWWVRINPLRTDEHRLDLEMLGIPDIYGVVLPKTESGADIAEIAHRTGNIPIHAIVTETAASLFGLLSYRDPKSPLAAMSWGAEDLSAALGAASKYDANGELSFTYKMARSLCLAGAVAAGVQPVDGVFADFRDDDGLRAEAEAARREGFTGKLAIHPAQVPVINAAFTPSDDDVAHAAAIVAAFEAEPNAGVLSVGGKMVDRPHLVQAQRVLERSR from the coding sequence GTGAGCGAGCCGCGCTCCTGGCTGTTCGTCCCGGCCGACAGCGAGCGCAAGATCGCCAAGGCGCTGGATAGCGAAGCCGACGCGATCATCTTCGACCTCGAGGACAGTGTCGCGCCGGCACAGAAGGCTGCGGCACGCGAAATCCTTAAGAGCCTGTCGAAGCGAGAAAACGGCCCTTTATGGTGGGTTCGCATCAACCCGCTCCGCACTGACGAGCATCGGCTCGACCTCGAGATGCTCGGCATCCCCGACATCTACGGCGTCGTCCTACCCAAGACCGAAAGTGGTGCGGACATCGCGGAGATTGCGCATCGCACAGGCAACATCCCCATCCACGCCATTGTCACCGAGACCGCGGCCAGCCTGTTCGGCCTCCTGTCCTATCGCGATCCCAAATCCCCGCTCGCCGCCATGAGCTGGGGCGCTGAGGATCTGTCGGCCGCGCTCGGCGCAGCGTCGAAGTATGACGCGAACGGCGAGCTCAGCTTCACCTACAAGATGGCGCGCTCCCTGTGCCTCGCCGGCGCGGTTGCCGCCGGCGTCCAGCCGGTCGACGGCGTCTTCGCCGACTTTCGCGACGACGATGGCCTGCGCGCCGAAGCCGAGGCCGCACGCCGCGAAGGCTTCACCGGCAAGCTCGCCATCCACCCGGCGCAGGTGCCGGTGATCAACGCGGCCTTCACGCCGTCCGACGACGACGTCGCGCACGCTGCAGCCATCGTCGCGGCCTTCGAAGCGGAGCCGAACGCTGGAGTGCTCTCGGTTGGCGGCAAGATGGTCGACCGCCCGCACCTCGTGCAGGCACAGCGCGTTCTGGAACGATCAAGATAA
- a CDS encoding aspartyl protease family protein, producing the protein MFGLVLAACAVAAAAQAPRIGKPRPAPPGPPPVMPLPPAQFDSQLAIAGQDVKARLLDTRLGVDVLVNGRGPYRFIVDSGADTSVVGTRLAESLQLPLTSPAILNGMTARNEVDRVRVDKLTLGPVTTHDLELPALREAHVGGDGLIGIDALARQRLMMDFETRTVRVEDASLPAKSMPGSIVITAKRQRGQLILAHVRAGGTSLDAVIDTGSDLTIGNMALREKLFRKHPDRLRKVVAIGVTGVPIEMSMAYVPELQLGPVILRDVPIGFADLPPFDVFGLSKQPALLLGTDILENFRRVSLDFRSRKVRFQLRKCTADHFYTTATLNERPATLLPDKSTEACIR; encoded by the coding sequence TTGTTCGGTTTGGTGCTAGCAGCCTGCGCCGTCGCCGCGGCCGCGCAGGCACCGCGCATCGGCAAGCCCCGTCCCGCGCCGCCAGGTCCGCCTCCGGTCATGCCGCTGCCGCCAGCGCAGTTCGACAGTCAGCTCGCCATCGCCGGCCAGGATGTGAAGGCGCGCCTGCTCGACACCCGCCTCGGCGTCGATGTCCTCGTCAATGGACGTGGCCCTTACCGCTTCATCGTCGACAGCGGCGCCGATACGTCGGTGGTAGGCACTCGCCTCGCCGAAAGCCTCCAACTCCCGCTGACCAGCCCCGCGATCCTCAACGGCATGACGGCGCGGAACGAAGTCGACCGCGTCCGCGTGGACAAGCTCACCCTCGGCCCCGTTACCACCCACGATCTGGAGCTTCCCGCCCTGCGGGAGGCGCATGTGGGCGGCGACGGCCTGATTGGCATCGACGCGCTAGCCCGCCAGCGGCTGATGATGGATTTCGAGACCCGCACCGTCCGCGTCGAGGACGCCAGCCTGCCGGCAAAGTCGATGCCCGGCTCGATCGTCATTACCGCCAAGCGTCAGCGCGGCCAGTTGATCCTCGCCCACGTCCGCGCCGGCGGCACCTCGCTCGACGCGGTAATCGATACCGGATCAGACCTCACCATCGGCAACATGGCCCTGCGCGAGAAGCTGTTCCGCAAGCACCCGGACCGCCTGCGCAAGGTCGTCGCGATCGGCGTCACCGGCGTCCCCATCGAAATGTCGATGGCCTATGTCCCCGAGCTTCAGCTGGGCCCGGTGATCCTCCGCGACGTGCCCATCGGTTTCGCCGACCTTCCACCGTTCGACGTCTTCGGCCTATCGAAGCAGCCCGCGCTCCTGCTTGGCACCGACATCCTCGAAAACTTCCGCCGGGTCTCGCTCGATTTCCGCTCGCGCAAGGTCCGCTTCCAGCTGCGCAAATGCACGGCCGACCATTTCTACACCACCGCCACGCTCAACGAGCGTCCGGCTACCCTGCTGCCGGACAAGTCGACCGAAGCGTGCATTCGCTGA